A stretch of the Streptococcus himalayensis genome encodes the following:
- the rlmB gene encoding 23S rRNA (guanosine(2251)-2'-O)-methyltransferase RlmB, with protein sequence MEKNDIVYGVHAVTESLLANTGNKLYIQEDLRGKNVDKVKQLAAEKKVSISWTPKKTLQEMTEGAVHQGFVLRVSEFAYSDLQTILKKAEQESNPLLLILDGLTDPHNLGSILRTADATNVTGVIIPKHRAVGVTPVVSKTSTGAVEHIPIARVTNLSQTLDTLKAQGFWIFGTDMNGTPSTKWNTAGKLALIIGNEGKGISANIKKQVDEMITIPMSGHVQSLNASVAAAILMYEVYRNRT encoded by the coding sequence ATGGAAAAAAATGATATTGTATATGGTGTTCACGCAGTGACAGAGAGCCTTTTAGCAAATACGGGCAATAAGCTCTATATCCAAGAAGATTTGCGGGGGAAAAATGTAGATAAGGTCAAGCAATTAGCAGCTGAAAAAAAGGTTTCTATTTCATGGACGCCTAAAAAAACGCTCCAAGAAATGACGGAAGGAGCTGTGCATCAAGGCTTTGTTCTTCGTGTATCAGAATTTGCTTATAGTGACTTGCAGACGATTTTGAAAAAGGCAGAGCAGGAGAGCAATCCCTTGCTCCTCATCCTAGATGGTCTAACGGATCCGCACAATCTAGGCTCTATTTTACGGACGGCTGACGCAACAAATGTAACAGGGGTTATTATCCCTAAGCACCGTGCCGTTGGAGTAACGCCAGTCGTCTCTAAAACGTCGACAGGAGCAGTAGAGCACATTCCTATTGCACGCGTGACCAATTTAAGTCAAACCTTGGATACGTTGAAAGCACAAGGATTCTGGATTTTTGGAACAGATATGAACGGCACCCCTTCCACCAAGTGGAATACAGCTGGCAAGCTCGCTCTTATCATTGGCAATGAAGGAAAGGGCATTTCAGCGAATATCAAAAAACAAGTTGATGAGATGATTACCATTCCGATGAGTGGTCATGTGCAGAGCCTCAATGCTAGCGTGGCCGCTGCCATCCTCATGTATGAAGTCTACCGCAATCGCACGTAA
- a CDS encoding aromatic acid exporter family protein yields the protein MPIFQRTIKLALATCLAVWLAHVLHLLYPTAAGSITILSLLDTRRASFKTAWDRLWSTILALIIGMSAFTLLGFNLWALGLYLCIYVPIAYRTNLSAWIPPCTVLVLHFFQEKAINLPLFTNAMCLFFIGAGLALLVNLYMPSQNKKIQEFHRTVELELKTILKEFAHFLGGASTNPQEALIQQLDQTLSEALHIVYLDRHNQVFRQTDYQVHYFEMRQAQNRILREIAESLAHCSFNSQEGKALAEIFQLTAQQLSQTNAGHELLHALTKLWEDFHAWPLPQNRQEFETRAKLYQILHDLEHFVQLKVDFYHRYPKES from the coding sequence ATGCCAATCTTTCAACGAACCATAAAACTTGCTCTAGCAACCTGTCTGGCTGTTTGGCTTGCTCATGTGTTACACTTGCTCTATCCAACTGCCGCAGGTAGTATCACCATTTTGAGTTTGCTAGATACTCGTCGTGCTTCCTTTAAAACTGCTTGGGATCGCCTGTGGTCGACTATTCTAGCCTTGATTATTGGAATGAGTGCCTTTACGCTCTTGGGCTTTAATCTCTGGGCTCTAGGGCTCTATCTATGTATCTATGTCCCTATTGCCTATCGGACGAATCTTTCTGCCTGGATTCCTCCTTGTACGGTTTTAGTCCTTCACTTCTTTCAGGAAAAAGCGATTAACCTTCCCTTGTTTACCAATGCCATGTGCCTCTTTTTTATTGGGGCCGGCCTCGCTCTTTTGGTCAATCTTTACATGCCGTCGCAAAATAAAAAAATTCAGGAATTTCACCGCACTGTGGAACTAGAACTAAAGACCATCTTGAAAGAGTTTGCTCATTTTCTTGGTGGAGCTTCTACAAATCCACAAGAAGCACTCATCCAGCAACTTGACCAAACACTTTCTGAAGCCCTCCATATCGTTTACCTAGACCGACACAATCAAGTCTTTCGTCAAACGGATTATCAGGTGCATTATTTTGAAATGCGACAAGCACAGAATCGTATTTTACGAGAAATAGCAGAAAGTCTAGCCCATTGTTCTTTCAATTCTCAGGAAGGGAAAGCTCTGGCAGAGATTTTTCAATTGACTGCCCAGCAACTCAGTCAAACCAATGCTGGCCACGAATTGCTCCATGCACTCACAAAGTTATGGGAGGATTTCCACGCCTGGCCCTTGCCCCAAAACCGACAAGAGTTTGAAACCCGTGCAAAACTCTATCAAATCCTCCATGATTTAGAGCACTTTGTTCAGTTAAAGGTTGATTTTTACCACCGTTATCCCAAAGAGAGTTAG
- a CDS encoding aromatic acid exporter family protein has translation MPLLHRTIKLVIATCLAIWLAQRLQLLYAPSAGIIAILSVLDTRRASLKTAWARLWSTVLALFIAVICFSLFGFHLAAFALYLLVYVPLAYRSNLTAGIAPCTVLVTHLLAEQSISLPLLANELSLFLIGAGLALLANLYMPSQDQKIHDFHNQVEQGLKAILLKFHHFLITGDGSNDASLIKQLDKTLAEALRIVYLDRHNQVFHQTDYQVHYFEMRQAQNRILQDMAQMIDGCQLESEESLILATLFVKTASQLSQTNPAHELLEAIEDFLTTFRKRPLPKTRIEFETRATLYQLLHDLERFIQLKVDFYERYQDEA, from the coding sequence ATGCCCTTACTGCACCGCACTATTAAGCTCGTTATCGCTACTTGTCTCGCTATTTGGTTGGCCCAACGTCTCCAGCTACTCTATGCTCCATCTGCTGGTATTATTGCAATTTTGAGCGTTTTAGATACCCGAAGAGCCTCGCTAAAAACCGCTTGGGCACGGCTTTGGTCTACTGTTTTAGCCCTCTTTATCGCTGTTATCTGCTTTTCGCTCTTTGGTTTTCACCTCGCTGCTTTTGCCCTTTATCTCCTTGTCTACGTTCCTCTCGCTTATCGATCCAATCTGACCGCAGGAATTGCTCCTTGCACGGTCCTTGTGACCCATCTCTTGGCCGAACAAAGCATCTCCCTTCCTCTTTTGGCAAATGAACTATCTCTGTTTCTCATTGGAGCTGGTCTTGCTCTTTTGGCAAATCTTTATATGCCTTCTCAAGACCAAAAAATTCATGATTTCCACAACCAAGTCGAACAAGGTTTAAAAGCCATTTTACTAAAATTTCACCATTTTCTCATCACAGGGGACGGCAGCAACGATGCTAGTCTCATCAAACAATTAGACAAAACATTGGCAGAAGCATTGCGAATTGTCTATCTAGATCGCCACAACCAAGTCTTTCACCAAACGGATTACCAAGTTCATTATTTTGAAATGCGTCAAGCCCAAAATCGAATTTTGCAAGATATGGCACAAATGATTGATGGCTGTCAACTAGAAAGCGAGGAAAGCCTGATTTTAGCCACTCTCTTTGTCAAGACCGCTTCCCAGCTCAGCCAGACCAATCCAGCCCATGAACTGTTAGAGGCCATAGAGGACTTTCTCACAACGTTTCGAAAACGACCACTGCCCAAAACGCGTATCGAATTTGAAACAAGGGCGACCCTCTATCAACTCTTGCATGATTTAGAACGATTTATCCAGCTGAAAGTCGACTTCTACGAACGCTACCAAGACGAAGCATAA
- a CDS encoding Mini-ribonuclease 3 gives MTDVTLINGIALAFEGDAVYSMYIRRYLIFKGLTKPNHLHREANRYVSAKAQAALISKMLDEEFLSEREVDIYKRGRNTNSHTKAKNADVVTYRMSTGFEAVLGYLHMTEQIERLEEVIDWCTTQVERLEN, from the coding sequence GTGACTGATGTGACACTCATCAATGGAATTGCTCTTGCGTTTGAGGGGGATGCTGTCTATTCCATGTATATTCGCAGGTACTTGATTTTTAAAGGCTTGACCAAGCCTAATCACTTGCACAGAGAAGCGAACCGCTATGTTTCTGCCAAGGCGCAAGCTGCGCTCATCTCTAAAATGTTGGACGAGGAATTTCTCAGCGAAAGGGAAGTTGACATCTACAAACGTGGCCGCAATACGAACAGTCATACCAAGGCAAAAAATGCGGATGTCGTGACTTATCGCATGTCTACTGGTTTTGAAGCGGTGCTTGGCTACCTCCACATGACGGAGCAAATCGAGCGGCTGGAAGAAGTGATTGACTGGTGCACAACTCAAGTGGAGCGATTAGAAAACTAG
- the cysS gene encoding cysteine--tRNA ligase, whose protein sequence is MITIYDTMTRSLREFVPLEAGKVKMYVCGPTVYNYIHVGNARSTVAFDTIRRYFEYRGFEVTYISNFTDVDDKIINRAKEEGITPQEIAEKYIAAFSADVEKLGVKPATKHPRVMHFMDEIVAFIEELIAKGYAYEAAGDVYFRVEKSKNYAALANKTLEDLVLGASGRTDEETARKENPVDFALWKSAKAGEISWDSPWGAGRPGWHIECSVMATEILGDTIDIHGGGADLEFPHHTNEIAQSEAKTGQTFANYWMHNGFVNIDNVKMSKSLGNFITVHDALETVDGQVLRFFFATQHYRKPINFTEKGVLDAEINLKYLKNTYEQSFTDNVDMERLATFESKFCQAMDEDFNTANGITVVFEMSKWINSGNYNADIKTAFEKMVAVFGIVFEEEVLDSAIEALIEERQAARAAKDFAKADEIRDQLAVQGIKLLDTKDGVRWTRD, encoded by the coding sequence ATGATTACGATTTATGATACCATGACACGAAGTCTCCGAGAGTTCGTGCCTTTAGAGGCAGGTAAGGTCAAGATGTATGTCTGTGGACCAACTGTATACAATTATATCCATGTCGGCAATGCCCGTTCGACCGTTGCTTTTGATACCATTCGGCGTTATTTTGAGTACCGTGGTTTTGAGGTGACCTATATTTCGAATTTTACCGATGTCGATGATAAGATTATCAATCGTGCCAAGGAAGAAGGAATTACGCCACAAGAAATCGCTGAAAAATACATTGCAGCCTTTTCCGCAGATGTGGAAAAATTAGGGGTTAAACCTGCTACGAAACACCCTCGCGTTATGCACTTTATGGATGAAATTGTAGCCTTTATCGAGGAATTGATTGCAAAAGGCTATGCCTATGAGGCTGCAGGTGATGTCTATTTCCGTGTTGAAAAGTCAAAAAACTATGCAGCCTTAGCCAATAAAACGCTGGAAGATTTGGTGCTAGGAGCTAGTGGTCGGACAGATGAAGAGACAGCTCGTAAGGAAAATCCGGTAGACTTTGCCCTCTGGAAATCGGCTAAAGCAGGTGAGATTTCATGGGATAGCCCTTGGGGAGCAGGCCGTCCGGGTTGGCATATTGAATGTTCTGTTATGGCGACAGAAATTTTAGGAGACACGATTGATATTCACGGTGGTGGTGCGGATTTGGAATTCCCTCACCATACCAATGAAATCGCCCAGTCAGAAGCCAAAACAGGGCAGACCTTTGCCAATTATTGGATGCACAATGGCTTTGTCAATATTGATAATGTCAAAATGTCCAAATCTTTGGGTAACTTTATTACCGTTCACGATGCTCTTGAAACGGTTGACGGACAGGTCTTGCGCTTCTTTTTTGCTACTCAACATTACAGAAAACCCATTAATTTTACCGAAAAAGGGGTGCTAGACGCAGAAATCAATCTCAAGTATTTGAAAAATACTTATGAGCAATCCTTTACTGACAATGTGGATATGGAACGCTTAGCGACATTTGAAAGTAAATTTTGCCAAGCGATGGATGAAGACTTTAACACGGCAAATGGGATTACCGTCGTCTTTGAAATGTCCAAGTGGATCAATTCTGGAAATTATAATGCGGACATAAAAACGGCATTTGAGAAAATGGTAGCCGTCTTTGGGATTGTTTTTGAGGAAGAGGTGTTAGATAGTGCGATTGAAGCCTTGATTGAAGAACGCCAAGCAGCACGGGCAGCTAAAGATTTTGCAAAGGCAGATGAGATTCGTGACCAACTAGCAGTGCAAGGAATCAAGCTCCTTGATACCAAGGACGGAGTGAGGTGGACACGTGACTGA
- a CDS encoding nucleoside phosphorylase, protein MLLEEFEPTTAVIEPEVVVKRHLNAEVCQTMILTFSGEVLDQVRQMKGVREGGALTSLNGRHPWYVYEQDGCQVAVALLTIGAPMAVGQLEEYKALGFENFIIFGTCGVLDKQIAADKLILPSAALRDEGMSYHYAPSSDEISYEPALLSTMEKILDKHQIEHIRTKTWTTDAFYRETAAKVKRRMASGAEVVEMEAASIMAWSRFRKAKVYQFFYTADYVDHHQETWDTRHEERSLNPLTFFEIAFTIAKELHHEE, encoded by the coding sequence ATGCTTTTAGAAGAATTTGAACCGACCACAGCTGTGATTGAGCCAGAAGTAGTGGTGAAACGTCATCTCAACGCAGAAGTTTGTCAGACGATGATTCTTACTTTTTCAGGAGAAGTACTTGATCAGGTGCGGCAGATGAAGGGAGTCCGTGAAGGCGGTGCTTTGACGAGTCTCAATGGTCGCCATCCTTGGTATGTCTACGAACAGGATGGCTGTCAGGTTGCGGTTGCTCTCTTAACCATTGGAGCACCAATGGCTGTCGGTCAGCTAGAAGAATATAAGGCTCTTGGCTTTGAGAATTTCATCATTTTTGGGACTTGCGGGGTCTTGGACAAGCAGATTGCGGCAGACAAGTTGATTTTACCCAGCGCAGCCCTTCGTGATGAAGGAATGAGCTACCACTATGCCCCTTCAAGCGATGAAATTAGCTATGAGCCAGCTCTGCTATCCACCATGGAAAAGATCCTAGATAAACACCAGATTGAGCATATTCGGACCAAAACCTGGACGACAGACGCTTTTTACCGAGAAACGGCTGCCAAGGTCAAACGGCGAATGGCCAGTGGTGCAGAAGTTGTCGAGATGGAAGCAGCCAGCATCATGGCTTGGAGCCGTTTTAGAAAGGCGAAAGTCTATCAGTTTTTCTATACGGCAGACTATGTGGATCATCATCAAGAAACATGGGATACACGTCATGAAGAACGAAGCCTCAATCCTCTGACCTTTTTTGAGATTGCTTTTACGATAGCCAAGGAGTTGCATCATGAAGAGTAG
- the cysE gene encoding serine O-acetyltransferase, whose amino-acid sequence MGWWKESIDIVKQYDPAARTSLEVLLTYPGLKALAAHRVSHFLWRHNLKLLARMHSQFWRFWTQIEIHPGAKIASGVFIDHGAGLVIGETAEVETGVMLYHGVTLGGTGKDVGKRHPTVRKGALISAHAQLIGPIEIGENAKVGASAVVVSDVPSDVTVVGIPAKIVRIHGQKDEQEIKHLEEIREQSYYSSKL is encoded by the coding sequence ATGGGCTGGTGGAAAGAAAGTATTGACATTGTTAAGCAGTATGATCCGGCTGCGCGGACATCGTTAGAGGTGCTCTTGACTTATCCGGGCTTAAAGGCTCTTGCTGCTCATCGTGTATCGCATTTTCTATGGCGGCACAATTTGAAGTTGCTGGCACGGATGCACAGCCAATTTTGGCGTTTTTGGACGCAGATAGAGATTCACCCAGGTGCTAAGATTGCAAGTGGGGTCTTTATTGACCACGGTGCAGGTCTGGTGATTGGGGAAACTGCTGAGGTTGAGACGGGTGTCATGCTCTATCATGGGGTGACCCTAGGAGGAACAGGAAAGGATGTCGGCAAACGTCATCCTACCGTAAGAAAAGGTGCCCTCATCTCAGCACATGCCCAGTTGATTGGTCCGATTGAAATTGGAGAAAATGCCAAGGTAGGGGCTTCTGCTGTGGTAGTGTCAGATGTGCCAAGCGATGTGACAGTAGTGGGCATTCCTGCTAAAATCGTGCGAATTCACGGACAAAAAGATGAGCAAGAAATCAAGCATTTAGAAGAAATTCGTGAACAAAGCTATTATTCATCAAAGTTATAA
- the pnp gene encoding polyribonucleotide nucleotidyltransferase: MTKQTFEMTFAGRPLVVEVGQVAKQANGSVVVRYGESTVLTAAVMSKKMATGDFFPLQVNYEEKMYAAGKFPGGFNKREGRPSTDATLTARLIDRPIRPMFAEGFRNEVQVINTVLSYDENASAPMAAMFGSSLALSISDIPFNGPIAGVQVGYVDGELVINPSQEQAERSLLELTVAGTKDAINMVESGAKELSEDVMLEALLKGHEAVKELIAFQEEIVAQVGKEKAEVELLHVDEELQAEIVAAYNSDLQKAVQVEEKLAREAATNAVKEQVTAAYEERYADHEEHDRIMRDVAEILEQMEHAEVRRLITEDKVRPDGRRVDEIRPLEAAVDFLPRVHGSGLFTRGQTQALSVLTLAPMGETQIVDGLDPEYKKRFLHHYNFPQYSVGETGRYGAPGRREIGHGALGERALEQVLPSLEEFPYAIRLVAEVLESNGSSSQASICAGTLALMAGGVPIKAPVAGIAMGLISDGTNYTVLTDIQGLEDHFGDMDFKVAGTRDGITALQMDIKIEGITAEILQEALAQAKKARFEILDVIEEAIPAVRPDLAPTAPKIDTIKIDVDKIKIVIGKGGETIDKIIAETGVKIDIDEDGNVAIYSSDRDAINRAKEIIAGLVREAKVDEVYRAKVVRIEKFGAFVNLFDKTDALVHVSEMAWTRVNKVEDLVQIGDEVDVKVIKIDEKGRVDASMKVLLPRPPRPEKKEGEKEHRAPKHTRKPKEENKESEV, from the coding sequence ATGACAAAACAAACATTTGAAATGACCTTTGCAGGCCGTCCGCTCGTTGTTGAGGTCGGTCAGGTTGCAAAACAAGCAAACGGTAGCGTCGTTGTTCGCTACGGAGAAAGTACAGTGCTGACTGCGGCTGTCATGTCGAAAAAAATGGCAACAGGAGACTTTTTCCCTCTTCAAGTCAACTATGAGGAAAAAATGTATGCGGCTGGGAAATTCCCAGGCGGCTTTAACAAGCGTGAGGGTCGTCCGTCAACGGATGCGACCTTGACTGCTCGTTTGATTGACCGTCCGATTCGTCCCATGTTCGCTGAAGGCTTCCGCAACGAAGTGCAGGTCATTAACACCGTCTTGTCTTATGATGAAAATGCAAGTGCCCCAATGGCAGCGATGTTTGGCAGCTCTCTTGCCTTGTCTATTTCAGATATTCCCTTTAACGGCCCAATCGCTGGTGTTCAAGTCGGCTATGTGGATGGAGAGTTGGTCATCAACCCAAGTCAAGAACAGGCAGAACGTTCCCTACTTGAATTGACCGTGGCTGGAACCAAAGATGCTATTAACATGGTCGAGTCTGGTGCGAAAGAACTTTCAGAAGATGTCATGCTTGAAGCCCTTCTCAAGGGTCACGAAGCGGTGAAAGAATTGATTGCTTTCCAAGAAGAAATCGTAGCCCAAGTCGGCAAAGAAAAAGCAGAAGTGGAGCTTCTTCATGTAGATGAAGAATTACAAGCAGAGATTGTCGCAGCCTACAATAGCGATTTGCAAAAAGCGGTTCAAGTAGAGGAAAAATTAGCTCGTGAAGCTGCTACCAATGCGGTAAAAGAGCAAGTGACTGCAGCTTACGAAGAAAGATACGCAGACCATGAAGAACACGACCGCATTATGCGAGATGTGGCAGAGATCCTAGAACAAATGGAACATGCAGAAGTGCGCCGCTTGATTACAGAAGACAAGGTTCGCCCGGATGGTCGTCGTGTTGATGAAATTCGTCCGCTTGAAGCTGCGGTAGACTTCTTGCCACGTGTGCATGGTTCAGGTCTCTTCACTCGTGGACAAACCCAAGCCTTGTCTGTCTTGACCTTGGCACCGATGGGAGAAACACAAATTGTGGATGGCTTGGATCCTGAGTATAAAAAACGTTTCTTACACCATTACAATTTCCCTCAATATTCTGTAGGGGAAACTGGACGTTACGGTGCGCCAGGTCGTCGTGAAATTGGTCACGGTGCTCTTGGGGAACGTGCTCTTGAGCAAGTATTGCCAAGTCTGGAAGAATTCCCCTATGCCATTCGTCTAGTGGCAGAAGTGCTTGAGTCAAACGGTTCGTCTTCCCAAGCCTCTATCTGTGCAGGAACGCTTGCCCTTATGGCTGGTGGTGTACCCATTAAGGCTCCTGTCGCAGGGATTGCTATGGGCTTGATTTCAGATGGGACCAACTATACTGTCTTGACGGATATCCAAGGTCTTGAAGACCACTTTGGCGACATGGACTTTAAGGTGGCTGGTACACGTGATGGGATTACTGCCCTTCAAATGGATATCAAGATTGAAGGAATTACAGCTGAAATTTTGCAAGAAGCCCTTGCTCAGGCCAAGAAAGCTCGCTTTGAAATCTTGGATGTCATTGAAGAAGCCATTCCAGCTGTCCGTCCAGATTTAGCACCAACTGCGCCGAAGATTGATACCATTAAGATTGATGTGGATAAAATCAAGATTGTCATCGGTAAGGGTGGCGAAACGATTGATAAAATCATCGCAGAAACAGGTGTTAAGATTGATATTGATGAGGATGGAAATGTTGCTATTTACTCAAGTGATCGCGATGCCATTAACCGTGCTAAAGAAATCATCGCAGGCTTGGTGCGTGAAGCTAAGGTCGATGAAGTCTACCGTGCTAAGGTTGTTCGCATTGAAAAATTCGGTGCCTTTGTCAATCTCTTTGACAAGACAGATGCCCTTGTCCATGTATCTGAAATGGCCTGGACTCGTGTGAATAAGGTCGAAGATTTGGTACAAATCGGCGATGAAGTGGATGTCAAAGTCATCAAGATTGATGAAAAAGGTCGCGTGGATGCGTCCATGAAAGTTCTTCTTCCTCGACCACCGCGTCCAGAGAAAAAAGAAGGAGAAAAGGAGCACCGTGCTCCAAAACATACAAGAAAACCAAAAGAAGAAAACAAAGAATCGGAAGTATAA